Within the Halorhabdus rudnickae genome, the region CCTCGGCGAAGAGGACATAGATGAACAGCGTCGGCAGCGCGGCGAGGAAGGCGCCAGCCATCCGCAGCGGGAAGTTGACCCCGCTCAGGTCGGCACCGAGGCCCGACAGGATGAGCGTGATCGTCGCAGCCTCGTCCGAGGAACTGCCAATCAGAGTCAGCGAGAACAGGAACTCGTTCCAGATCTGGGTGAACTGGTAGATCAGCACGACGCCAATCATCGGCTTCGAGAGCGGCAGGACGATGCGAGTGTAGATCTTCGTGATGCTCGCCCCGTCGACTTTCGCCGCTTCGACGAGTTCCTTCGAGATCCCCTTGTAGTACGACCGGAACAACAGGAAACAGATCGGGATCCCGTAGGCAACGTGGGTGAGCGTCAGTTCTGCCAGAGTCCCCCACCGATCGCTCGGCGGGAGGATCGTGATGCCCTCGATGATCACGCCGTTCGTGAGCGGCAGGATGTTGGTCCAGAAGTCACTCAGCGGGACCAAAATTGCCTGATACGGGAGGAAGATCCCGAAGACGAACAGCAACACGACGGGCATCTGGCGGCGCCAGTCGACCAGCGTCAGGCCGTAGGCAGCCATGCTTCCCAGCAGGACGTCGAGTATCGTCGAGGGGATCGCCATCGCGAAACTGTTGATGAACCCGCGGCTGAGCAGGTCGAACGCCCGCCCCCAGTTCTCAAGGGTAAAGTTCGCCGGCGTGGGTGGCAGGAACGGCGTCGTCGCCGCGCCGCTGGATTTCAGCGACGTGACCAGCCCTGTCCAGATTGGCGAGAGGAAGAAGGCCGTAAAGAACAGGACCAGGAAGTAAATCCCGAGTCGGCTGTAGCTCATGTCCGGCAGTATGCGCGCGACACCGTTTCGTTTCGAGTCGGTTGCTTGACTCATCGTTAGAGTGCCCTCGCTTTGTACTGGTAGTAGAGGTACGGCGCAACCACGACCAGTGCCATCGCGAGGAGGATGGTCGCGATCGCGGCAGAGTACGCCCAGTTCTGGAGATTGAACGCCTCTCGCACCATCAGCGTGGCGAGAACGTCAGTCCCCTTGGGCGGGCGATACGTCCCGAACATCGCATAGAGGAAGGTGAATATCTTCAGCGCGAAGATCATCAACACGACCGCCGCGCTCACCGACGCAGATTTCAGCTGCGGAATGATAACCCGCCAATACGTTTTGATGGTACTCGCGCCGTCGACCTTGGCTGCCTCGAACTGGTCGTTGGGAATCGACTGCAGGCCGGCGATGAACACGACCATACAGTACCCGCTGAATTGCCAGATCAACGCGAAGAGCACCGACCCGAGGACCAGCTGTGGATTGCCGATCCAGTTGTACGGCCCGAGGCCAAACAGCCCGACGATCGTGTTGATAAGTCCGTTCTCGTAGTTGTACATCCACAGCCAGAACTGGGCTGTCACGACGAACGACAGCGCCATCGGCAGCAGGTAGATCGTCTGGACCTTCCCCTTCTGACGGATATCCCGGTCGAGGAGAATAGCCAAGAACAGTCCCAGTACCAGTGATATCGTCGTGAAGGCCACCAAGAGGACGAACGTGTTCTTGCCGGTCGAGAACACAGCCGGATCTCCCAGGGCCTG harbors:
- a CDS encoding carbohydrate ABC transporter permease, producing MSRTQDAVADTGSTAAGYGWQQRLRQFWKSDFLRSSPFWALPLLLMGLAVYGGIIWNFLISLTEYEGFLQPPDYSQLDFSMYVQALGDPAVFSTGKNTFVLLVAFTTISLVLGLFLAILLDRDIRQKGKVQTIYLLPMALSFVVTAQFWLWMYNYENGLINTIVGLFGLGPYNWIGNPQLVLGSVLFALIWQFSGYCMVVFIAGLQSIPNDQFEAAKVDGASTIKTYWRVIIPQLKSASVSAAVVLMIFALKIFTFLYAMFGTYRPPKGTDVLATLMVREAFNLQNWAYSAAIATILLAMALVVVAPYLYYQYKARAL
- a CDS encoding carbohydrate ABC transporter permease; this encodes MSQATDSKRNGVARILPDMSYSRLGIYFLVLFFTAFFLSPIWTGLVTSLKSSGAATTPFLPPTPANFTLENWGRAFDLLSRGFINSFAMAIPSTILDVLLGSMAAYGLTLVDWRRQMPVVLLFVFGIFLPYQAILVPLSDFWTNILPLTNGVIIEGITILPPSDRWGTLAELTLTHVAYGIPICFLLFRSYYKGISKELVEAAKVDGASITKIYTRIVLPLSKPMIGVVLIYQFTQIWNEFLFSLTLIGSSSDEAATITLILSGLGADLSGVNFPLRMAGAFLAALPTLFIYVLFAEEFAEGQAT